CACCCGGTGCATTTTTCCGGCTTGACCATTTCAGCAGGATAATACCCGGTCGAGGCGAACTTCTTTGACATCCCTATTACCTTGTAGGGACAAGCAACAACGCAGAGTTCGCACCCTTTGCATCTTTTTATATTTACTTCAATTCTTGGCATATTGTCCTTTTTTTTTCCTTAAGAAAAAAAAGAAATTAAACAAATTTAAGAAAAAAACTTTCAAAAGCAAGCCTTTTTGTAACTTTTTTCACAAGCAAAAACCGCCATAAAAAAAGACCTGCTGGCGGTTGCTAACTACTTCAAATTCAACTAACTGCAGAAAAAATTACTTATAAATTTCAGCCTGATTGCATTTACACACGTTTACGTTTCTTTCTCTGAATTTCCAGGACCCGGTGTCGTTCCTGATAGATTCAACGTAAAGGATACTCTGTTTAGCCCCTCCGCACTTGGGGCAATGGACCAGATGTTTATCTTTCTTGACCTTATCCGCAAAAGTCATCTGCTTTTTAGGCATACTCCTCCTTTAAAATCTGAATTTCAACTCCTGTAGTAACCTCTCGCATTCTTTTCTGATCAGCAGAGCCTGGTAAATCAGCTCAGCTTTTTGTGATTTGGGACCCTTTCTGATCACGGCCTCTCTAAACTTCTGCTCAGACGCTTTGAAGTCTTTTGACTTCAAAGACCTTATCCCTTCCCGAAAAGCTCTTGTACCTTTTTCCTCTGCCATAACCCTAAGTTAAAACGATTTTGAACCGCCTTTTATTTGACCAGCATAGAAGTGTAAACCTTCAGGTTTACCCGACCCATATTATGCGTAGCTTGGAGGAGGTCTAAAACTCCCGCTACGTCAGCTTTATTTTCTGTACTTGCCATTTCCTCTGACCTGGTAAGACGACTCTCGTGCCTGTCGGGTCAGGGGACCCGACAGGCACATAAGAGTCATTGCGAGGAGGTCATTTGACCGACGAAGCCCATCTGGGCTTCGTCCCCTACGGGGGCTCGCAACGACAATGTGCTAAACTTCTTCAACAATCGTCTTGGGTTTACTTAATGATAAAGCTAAAGTCTTCTCCTGGATCCTGCGGACAAGACCTTAAGCTTTATACTCCAGGATCGTTGTTCCAAGATAATACTCATTTTCCCTAATTCAAACTCTTTTTTTGATTAATAATTTTTCTGAATCTTTCTAAATAAGGCTCAACCTTATATCTGTTTTGTCTTAGGTAGTAGATCAGTGAGGCGGTGAAAAACTCATCCTCCTTAGTAGTTTTCATCTCTAAGGTTTTCAACTGATAGTCCAGTATGGTCAAAAGATGGTCCTTGGGTTTGTAGAAATAATCCATCAGGTCAAGCTGGTAACTCAAAGTTTTCTGATACTTGTTTTTGATGTCCGTATCGTCTCCGTCTAAATTTCTTATCTCCTCCTTCAAGTTGAGGAGTGACTCATCCAACTGCACGAAATCTACCAGCCCCAAAGGGGTGTATTCCCAGCCTCTTCTCCTTAGATTTTCCCTTATAAATAAATTTGCCTGTTTTAAGGTCCT
This window of the Candidatus Zixiibacteriota bacterium genome carries:
- a CDS encoding 4Fe-4S binding protein; amino-acid sequence: MPRIEVNIKRCKGCELCVVACPYKVIGMSKKFASTGYYPAEMVKPEKCTGCTLCALVCPDVAIEVYK